A window of candidate division WOR-3 bacterium genomic DNA:
ACAAAAGCCCGCTCGTGTAATCGGGGATGAGGGATAGTCAAATCAGGGGAATCAATAACCTCCTGCCCGTAAAAGAGAATGTCAATATCAATTGGCCGCGGAAGATATCTCCTGGAATTGGAACTGTGGGTTGTAGGCTTTACCCTGCCAAGTTTTTTTTCAATTTCCCGTAGCCGATGGAAAAGTTCTCGCGGGGGTATATCGGTTAAAAGTAAAACCACCCCGTTAAGAAAAAATGGGGCATCGGGCATATCTACCGGCTCGGTTTGGTACCAGTGGGAACGCTCAACTGGACCTAATTTCACCAACTCCGCACAGGTTAGGAATAGATTACCCTCCCGGTCCCCAAGATTGGAACCTAAGGAAAGATAAACCTGTTTCATTATTACAGTGTATAGTTTAAAATTCTAAAAATCAAGTAGAGAAAAACCAAAAAACGCTAACAACAAGGACTACCCTTTCTTTTTGTTAAACCATAAATCTTGCCTTTAGGCGTTACCGCCTCTTTTCGTCAATCTCAATGAATTTATTATAGGCGTCATTTTTGTCAAGGAATAAAATCCTCGCTCGTTGACACTCCAATATCTTCATTTATAATCTTAAAGATGTTACCGCTTGTTACTGCCAGTCAGATGAAAACAATTGACCGCCAGGCTATTGAGGTGTGGGGAGTCCCGGGCGTTGTCTTGATGGAAAATGCTGGGCGGAGTGTTGTTCTTGAGCTGGAAAAGGAGTTCAAGAACCTTTCGGGGAAAAAATTCCTCATTATCTGCGGCAAAGGTAATAATGGTGGTGATGGTTTTGTTGTTGCCCGTCACCTTAACAACAAAGGCGCGTTTGTCCGTTGTGTCCTCTTGGGTAA
This region includes:
- the folK gene encoding 2-amino-4-hydroxy-6-hydroxymethyldihydropteridine diphosphokinase, yielding MKQVYLSLGSNLGDREGNLFLTCAELVKLGPVERSHWYQTEPVDMPDAPFFLNGVVLLLTDIPPRELFHRLREIEKKLGRVKPTTHSSNSRRYLPRPIDIDILFYGQEVIDSPDLTIPHPRLHERAFVLVPLSDLAPDLAHPVLGLTVKQMLSLVNRHGVKKWA